From Paenibacillus physcomitrellae, the proteins below share one genomic window:
- a CDS encoding DUF3139 domain-containing protein, giving the protein MKKKTKVILIIITTLVCLLITAAITYVQVNKIIYANRVTDYLLEKQNYNSEEIEFVEGVWGKMLPAFFAVVVFKDEPEVEYIYFAHNEVMQFGYRLTEAGKQIGIEELELKHLDNR; this is encoded by the coding sequence ATGAAAAAGAAAACAAAGGTAATTTTGATTATTATAACAACGCTTGTGTGTTTACTAATCACAGCTGCAATTACTTATGTACAGGTGAACAAGATTATATATGCAAATAGGGTGACAGACTATTTACTAGAGAAGCAAAATTATAATAGTGAAGAGATCGAATTCGTCGAAGGTGTCTGGGGGAAGATGTTGCCCGCGTTTTTTGCAGTAGTTGTATTTAAGGATGAGCCAGAAGTTGAATATATATATTTTGCACATAATGAAGTAATGCAGTTTGGATATAGACTGACTGAAGCAGGAAAGCAAATAGGAATAGAAGAATTAGAACTGAAACATTTAGATAATAGATGA
- a CDS encoding NUDIX hydrolase, whose protein sequence is MGYISELRKLVGTRPLILTGVTVIVLNEEKNILLQRRTDTGDWGVIGGALEIAETFEEAGHRELYEEAGLNAEELKFITVLSGSDMYYQYPHGDEVYNAIIVYEAHKVSGIPTINDNEGLELKYFSLKEPINELNSMTYKILKKSGYIHW, encoded by the coding sequence ATGGGATATATTTCAGAACTCCGGAAATTGGTCGGTACTCGACCTTTAATTTTGACTGGTGTGACGGTTATCGTATTGAACGAAGAAAAGAATATATTGCTTCAAAGAAGAACGGATACAGGAGATTGGGGAGTTATTGGAGGAGCCTTAGAAATAGCTGAAACTTTTGAAGAAGCAGGACATAGAGAATTATATGAAGAAGCTGGACTCAATGCAGAAGAACTGAAATTTATAACGGTCTTATCTGGAAGTGATATGTACTATCAATATCCTCATGGCGATGAAGTTTATAATGCAATTATAGTATACGAAGCCCACAAGGTATCTGGGATTCCAACAATCAATGATAATGAAGGACTTGAATTGAAGTATTTTAGTTTAAAAGAGCCAATAAATGAATTGAATTCAATGACCTATAAGATCTTAAAGAAGTCAGGATACATTCATTGGTAG
- a CDS encoding putative holin-like toxin has product MEVKDALTIMFLFGTFILALLTYINSNNKRK; this is encoded by the coding sequence ATGGAGGTTAAAGATGCATTGACAATAATGTTCCTTTTCGGAACGTTTATCCTTGCCCTCTTAACATACATTAATTCTAACAACAAGAGAAAGTAA
- a CDS encoding VOC family protein, whose translation MKVKRVVSNIATRDIAAAKCFYQDVLGLDLLMDHGWIATYGSQEEMSIQISFASEGGSHTSTPDLSIEVDDLDAAYERMKSAGFSIEYGPVDEPWGVRRFFVRDPFGKLINILAHIQ comes from the coding sequence ATGAAGGTCAAACGAGTTGTCTCTAATATCGCTACACGGGATATCGCTGCAGCTAAATGTTTTTATCAGGACGTACTTGGACTTGATTTATTAATGGACCATGGTTGGATTGCAACATACGGGTCGCAGGAGGAGATGAGCATACAAATTAGTTTTGCCTCAGAGGGAGGATCCCACACGTCTACGCCTGATCTTTCGATTGAAGTCGATGATTTAGATGCAGCGTATGAACGCATGAAGAGTGCAGGATTTTCGATAGAATATGGACCTGTTGATGAGCCGTGGGGAGTTCGTCGGTTCTTTGTCCGTGACCCATTTGGCAAGCTCATTAATATACTTGCTCATATACAATAA
- a CDS encoding restriction endonuclease gives MLNFKRKMKDKGKSFEELVQYVYQQLLFLEGKEIQVLRDIEILGKSGAKHQIDAFYQFELVGVTHKVVIECKNHTRPITKGNVQEFYGKLLDLDNCTGIMVSSSGFQQGAETIASHYGIELISMGELPLLGKVVAAKIAVILPNEKVVGQPFWTLMGDQDGEVNGTYMVLPHENDKGFYLFTSKKTAELISNRAGGLVRGVSQLHLRVLLSFADYHKLKFMFFPYDEQLIFKLSTIEVKEHFLNSDFS, from the coding sequence TTGCTTAACTTTAAAAGAAAAATGAAAGACAAAGGGAAGAGCTTTGAAGAGCTTGTACAATACGTGTATCAACAACTGTTATTCCTTGAAGGGAAGGAGATTCAAGTATTAAGAGATATTGAGATATTAGGAAAGTCAGGTGCAAAACATCAAATAGATGCTTTCTATCAATTTGAATTAGTTGGGGTAACACATAAAGTAGTTATTGAATGTAAGAACCATACTAGACCAATTACCAAAGGAAACGTTCAGGAATTCTATGGTAAGCTTTTAGATTTAGATAATTGTACCGGAATCATGGTTTCATCAAGTGGATTTCAGCAAGGGGCGGAAACAATTGCATCGCATTATGGAATAGAACTAATATCGATGGGAGAACTTCCTTTGTTAGGTAAAGTAGTGGCTGCTAAAATTGCTGTTATTTTACCTAATGAAAAGGTTGTAGGCCAACCCTTTTGGACTCTAATGGGTGACCAAGATGGTGAAGTGAATGGTACATACATGGTTTTACCTCACGAAAATGATAAGGGATTTTATTTGTTTACTTCAAAAAAGACAGCAGAATTGATTTCTAATAGAGCTGGTGGGTTAGTCAGAGGAGTTAGCCAACTTCATCTTAGAGTACTACTTTCATTTGCAGACTATCATAAGCTGAAATTTATGTTTTTCCCCTATGATGAACAGTTGATATTTAAGTTATCTACGATTGAAGTTAAGGAACATTTTTTAAATTCGGATTTTAGTTAG